One genomic segment of Halalkalicoccus tibetensis includes these proteins:
- a CDS encoding cystathionine gamma-synthase yields the protein MGDSNEPTAKRIETRAIHAGQDPDEETGALMTPIHANSTYVQDGPGDHRGYEYSRTGNPTRTDLEANLASLEGGEFGRAFSSGMGAINTVMNLLESGDHVVTGEDVYGGTHRIFTQVYEEYDVEFTFVDMTDLSEIEAAFRENTELLWLETPTNPLMSVVDIAGASEIAAANDALCAIDNTFATPYLQRPLELGADIVCHSLTKYLGGHSDVVAGALVTDDAELDERIGFYQNSVGATPGPFDCFLVLRGTKTLPVRMDRHCENARQIATWLDDQDAIDRVFYPGLESHPGHEVAAEQMDDFGGMLSFELDGSLEQASTLVTETEVFTLAESLGGVESLIEQPAPMTHAAIPKEERIAAGLTDSLIRVSVGLESVEDQIADLEQAIEAARK from the coding sequence ATGGGCGACTCCAACGAACCTACCGCGAAGCGAATCGAGACCCGGGCGATCCACGCCGGACAGGACCCTGATGAAGAAACCGGCGCGCTGATGACGCCGATCCACGCCAACTCCACGTACGTCCAGGACGGGCCCGGCGACCACCGGGGCTACGAGTACTCCCGCACCGGGAATCCCACCCGCACCGACCTGGAGGCGAACCTCGCCTCGCTCGAGGGCGGGGAGTTCGGCCGCGCCTTCTCCTCGGGGATGGGCGCGATCAACACCGTGATGAACCTGCTCGAGTCTGGCGATCACGTCGTCACCGGCGAGGACGTCTACGGCGGCACCCACCGCATCTTCACGCAGGTCTACGAGGAGTACGACGTCGAGTTCACGTTCGTCGACATGACCGACCTCTCGGAGATCGAGGCCGCGTTCCGGGAGAACACCGAACTGCTCTGGCTCGAGACGCCGACCAACCCCCTGATGAGCGTCGTCGACATCGCGGGCGCAAGCGAGATCGCGGCGGCGAACGACGCGCTGTGTGCGATCGACAACACCTTCGCCACGCCGTATCTCCAGCGCCCGCTCGAGCTCGGTGCGGACATCGTCTGTCACTCGCTGACGAAGTATCTCGGCGGGCACTCGGACGTGGTCGCCGGCGCGCTCGTCACCGACGACGCGGAGCTCGACGAACGGATCGGCTTCTATCAGAACTCCGTGGGCGCGACGCCCGGCCCCTTCGACTGCTTTCTGGTGCTCCGGGGCACGAAGACCCTCCCCGTGAGGATGGATCGTCACTGCGAGAACGCCCGGCAGATCGCAACGTGGCTCGACGACCAGGATGCCATCGACCGGGTGTTCTACCCCGGGCTCGAATCGCACCCGGGCCACGAGGTCGCCGCCGAACAGATGGACGACTTCGGCGGGATGCTCAGCTTCGAGCTCGACGGCTCGCTCGAACAGGCGAGCACCCTGGTGACCGAGACGGAGGTCTTCACGCTCGCGGAGAGCCTCGGTGGCGTCGAGAGTTTGATCGAACAGCCCGCGCCGATGACCCACGCCGCGATCCCGAAGGAGGAACGGATCGCAGCCGGGTTGACCGACAGTCTGATCCGGGTGAGCGTCGGCCTCGAGAGCGTCGAGGACCAGATCGCGGATCTTGAACAGGCGATCGAGGCGGCTCGGAAGTAA
- a CDS encoding substrate-binding domain-containing protein: MQRRTFLRGTGAVSTGALVGLAGCAGDNGNGDDDFPSESLTWMIPWSEGGGTDTYARQLAPLMEEPLGESIEIDNRPGAGSLVGSEWLYEQENDGHTFGTVNTPGWEFTWRVEEVEAWEPADFEPISYSGVFGYTIIVNDNHDINDFAELQDAYADGEIDNFAYQGVGSDSHMISLLLRDEYDLEWGNIVPYDGGGPVNEAVISDEVPAGIATNTSAGDAVESGNVSAIVNLMDIDLPTFPDIDEITNYGDSLAYITEFRQTQVAPPDTDEDVRQEIADAVEEAASSDEAQEWAEETGNVLEFGGIEDAQEALEGTVEELEENVDFEEFRQQVEETDEEEQG; encoded by the coding sequence ATGCAACGTCGAACATTTCTCCGAGGGACGGGGGCCGTCTCTACGGGGGCATTGGTGGGGTTAGCGGGCTGTGCCGGCGACAACGGCAACGGAGATGACGACTTCCCGAGTGAATCGCTCACTTGGATGATCCCTTGGTCGGAGGGCGGCGGAACCGACACCTACGCCCGCCAGCTCGCGCCGCTCATGGAGGAGCCCCTCGGGGAGTCGATCGAGATCGACAACCGGCCCGGCGCCGGCAGCCTCGTGGGTAGCGAATGGCTCTACGAGCAGGAGAACGACGGACACACGTTCGGGACGGTCAACACGCCCGGCTGGGAGTTCACCTGGCGCGTCGAGGAAGTCGAGGCCTGGGAGCCCGCCGACTTCGAACCGATCAGCTACTCGGGGGTGTTCGGGTATACGATCATCGTCAACGACAACCACGACATCAACGACTTCGCGGAGCTACAGGACGCCTACGCGGATGGTGAAATCGACAACTTCGCCTACCAGGGCGTCGGCAGCGACAGTCACATGATCTCGCTGCTGCTGCGCGACGAGTACGACCTCGAGTGGGGCAACATCGTGCCCTACGACGGCGGCGGCCCCGTCAACGAGGCGGTCATCTCCGACGAGGTCCCCGCGGGGATCGCGACCAACACCTCGGCGGGCGATGCCGTCGAGTCGGGCAACGTCAGCGCGATCGTCAACCTGATGGACATCGACCTCCCCACCTTCCCCGACATCGACGAGATCACGAACTACGGGGACAGCCTGGCGTACATCACCGAGTTCCGCCAGACCCAGGTCGCCCCGCCGGACACCGATGAGGACGTCCGCCAGGAGATCGCCGACGCGGTCGAGGAGGCCGCCTCCAGCGACGAGGCGCAGGAATGGGCCGAGGAGACGGGCAACGTCCTCGAGTTCGGCGGCATCGAGGACGCTCAAGAGGCCCTCGAGGGCACCGTCGAGGAGCTCGAGGAGAACGTCGACTTCGAGGAGTTCCGCCAGCAGGTCGAGGAGACCGACGAGGAAGAGCAGGGTTGA
- a CDS encoding tripartite tricarboxylate transporter TctB family protein, which yields MGLATKLLGERPTMEHVLLVLFLGVGVYMYVGASEFASDAATFPRLLAGATVVFSVLLLARNYLPGPIRSFVAEPMQVLGEDEMDATEGADGEGSEPAESAETGASGGYTYDIDDPRGPAVTGALCVLYMGLTFVVGMLYATPIFVAAYAIWARMELPRAGALTVLSFATAYAFYALISGDIAIGWYTGWRLPVP from the coding sequence ATGGGACTGGCGACCAAGCTGCTCGGCGAGCGACCGACGATGGAGCACGTCCTGCTCGTGCTGTTTCTCGGCGTCGGGGTCTACATGTACGTCGGGGCGAGCGAGTTCGCCTCGGACGCCGCGACGTTCCCGCGACTGCTCGCCGGGGCGACGGTCGTGTTCTCGGTGCTGCTCCTCGCCCGAAACTACCTGCCCGGTCCGATCCGGTCGTTCGTCGCCGAGCCGATGCAGGTTCTCGGCGAGGACGAGATGGACGCGACAGAGGGGGCGGACGGCGAGGGCTCGGAACCGGCCGAATCGGCCGAAACGGGTGCGAGCGGCGGCTACACCTACGACATCGACGACCCACGGGGACCTGCGGTCACCGGCGCGCTCTGTGTACTCTACATGGGGTTGACCTTCGTCGTCGGGATGCTGTACGCGACGCCGATCTTCGTCGCCGCCTACGCGATCTGGGCGCGAATGGAGCTCCCGAGGGCCGGCGCGCTCACCGTTCTGAGCTTCGCCACCGCCTACGCGTTCTACGCGCTCATCTCGGGTGACATCGCGATCGGCTGGTACACCGGCTGGAGGCTACCGGTCCCATGA
- a CDS encoding tripartite tricarboxylate transporter permease, with protein sequence MSVETLLGAIDVLLTAETLFWIVTGILVGILVGALPGLGPPLGMAIILPLTLPMTPENAIILLIGVYSGSMYGGSIAAVLINTPGVSSSAATMFDGYPMSKQGKAATALSISATASAVAGFFTITALILFSPVLIEMVLRVGTPERFLVAILGLAMITVVTRGSIAKGLLAGAAGLLVTTVGAAPMTLDRRYAESLLLYDGIDFVAVLIGLFAIAEMMKLAGQEGGIAEGAVEIGGNVREGAIETLRHPVMLIKSGLIGMGVGAIPGAGATVSNFVAYSEAVRSSDDPDSFGSGNPLGVMASEASNNGTVAGSLVPAISFGIPGSSSTAVLIGGLLMHGLRPGPSMFEADGELMLTYTMLLALLVGNVIILAFGLTMVTRLGYLTKIDTNYIIPMVVVLSFLGTYALRVNPIDIVTIIVFGVIGFYMVRYNYSVIAFVLGVVLGDIAEENLYRSLQLSDGDWAIFVNPFEYGRWLSPILVAVICAILFGPFLKGWVDDRRSSTGE encoded by the coding sequence ATGAGCGTCGAGACCCTGCTGGGCGCGATCGACGTCCTCCTGACCGCGGAGACGCTGTTCTGGATCGTCACCGGGATCCTCGTGGGGATCCTCGTCGGCGCGCTTCCGGGGCTCGGACCGCCGCTTGGGATGGCGATCATCCTCCCGCTGACGCTCCCGATGACCCCCGAGAACGCGATCATCCTGCTGATCGGCGTCTATAGCGGGTCGATGTACGGCGGATCAATCGCCGCCGTCCTCATCAACACGCCGGGGGTATCGTCCTCCGCGGCGACGATGTTCGACGGCTACCCGATGTCCAAACAGGGGAAGGCAGCGACGGCGTTGTCGATCTCCGCGACCGCCTCCGCGGTCGCCGGCTTCTTCACCATCACGGCGCTGATCCTCTTCTCGCCGGTCCTCATCGAGATGGTGCTCCGGGTGGGGACGCCCGAACGGTTCCTCGTCGCAATCCTCGGGCTCGCGATGATCACCGTCGTCACCCGCGGCTCGATCGCGAAGGGGCTGCTCGCGGGCGCGGCCGGGCTTCTCGTCACGACAGTCGGCGCGGCCCCGATGACGCTCGACCGGCGCTACGCCGAGAGCCTGCTTCTGTACGACGGTATCGACTTCGTGGCCGTGCTGATCGGGCTCTTCGCGATCGCGGAGATGATGAAGCTCGCCGGCCAGGAGGGCGGCATCGCGGAGGGCGCAGTCGAGATCGGCGGCAACGTCAGGGAAGGGGCAATCGAGACGCTCAGACACCCGGTCATGCTGATCAAGTCCGGCCTGATCGGAATGGGCGTCGGCGCGATCCCCGGTGCGGGCGCGACGGTGTCTAACTTCGTCGCCTACTCCGAGGCCGTACGGTCCTCGGACGACCCCGACTCCTTTGGCTCGGGCAACCCGTTGGGGGTGATGGCCAGCGAGGCCTCGAACAACGGAACGGTGGCAGGATCGCTCGTGCCCGCGATCTCCTTCGGGATCCCCGGCAGTTCCTCGACGGCGGTGTTGATCGGCGGGCTGCTCATGCACGGACTACGGCCCGGCCCGAGCATGTTCGAGGCCGACGGCGAGCTCATGCTCACCTACACGATGCTGCTCGCGTTGCTCGTGGGCAACGTGATCATCCTCGCGTTCGGGCTCACGATGGTCACCCGGCTGGGCTACCTCACGAAGATCGACACGAACTACATCATCCCGATGGTCGTCGTGCTCTCCTTTCTGGGGACCTACGCCCTGCGGGTCAACCCCATCGACATCGTGACGATCATCGTCTTCGGCGTGATCGGCTTCTACATGGTGCGGTACAACTACTCGGTGATCGCGTTCGTCCTCGGGGTCGTTCTGGGGGACATCGCCGAGGAGAACCTCTATCGCTCCCTGCAGCTCTCGGACGGCGACTGGGCGATCTTCGTCAACCCCTTCGAGTACGGCCGGTGGCTCTCGCCGATCCTCGTGGCCGTGATCTGTGCGATCCTCTTCGGACCGTTCCTGAAGGGCTGGGTCGACGACCGGCGAAGCTCGACCGGCGAGTGA
- a CDS encoding LysE family translocator, with product MLDSSVLAVFLAASLALVVSPGPDSIYVLTRSVAAGHATGLAAALGTSTGILVHTAAAVLGLSVLLRTSALAFALLKYAGALYLIYLGVRTLRRREAFELGSTTTEYTAAGTFTGGLTVNVLNPQVALFFLAFLPQFVETGTAASLQMGLLGALYSLLTIGYLALVAVLAGGADA from the coding sequence ATGCTCGACTCCTCCGTTCTCGCCGTCTTCCTCGCCGCCTCGCTCGCGCTCGTCGTCTCGCCGGGGCCCGACTCGATCTACGTCCTCACGCGGAGCGTCGCCGCCGGCCACGCCACGGGTCTGGCCGCCGCCCTGGGGACGAGCACCGGCATCCTCGTCCACACGGCCGCGGCCGTCCTCGGCCTCTCGGTCCTGCTTCGGACCTCCGCGCTGGCGTTCGCCCTGCTGAAGTACGCGGGCGCGCTGTATCTGATCTACCTCGGCGTCCGGACACTCAGGCGGCGCGAGGCGTTCGAGCTCGGATCGACGACGACCGAGTACACGGCCGCGGGGACGTTCACCGGCGGGCTCACCGTCAACGTGCTCAACCCGCAGGTCGCGCTGTTCTTCCTCGCGTTCCTCCCCCAGTTCGTCGAGACGGGGACGGCCGCCTCGCTCCAGATGGGGCTGCTCGGCGCGCTCTACTCCCTGCTGACGATCGGCTACCTCGCGCTCGTCGCGGTCCTCGCGGGCGGGGCCGACGCCTGA
- a CDS encoding elongation factor 1-beta yields MGKVAAKLKVMPQDPEIDLDELQDRLEGSLPEGAKINGFERDDVAFGLVALLPTVIVPDDAGGTEAVEERFSEVEGVESVEVQNVGRI; encoded by the coding sequence ATGGGAAAGGTCGCCGCCAAGCTCAAGGTCATGCCCCAGGACCCGGAGATCGACCTCGACGAGCTCCAGGACCGACTGGAAGGCTCGCTGCCCGAGGGCGCGAAGATCAACGGGTTCGAGCGCGACGACGTCGCCTTCGGCCTCGTGGCGCTGCTCCCGACCGTGATCGTCCCCGACGATGCAGGCGGGACGGAGGCCGTCGAGGAGCGCTTCTCGGAGGTCGAGGGCGTCGAGAGCGTCGAAGTCCAGAACGTCGGTCGCATCTAA
- a CDS encoding HVO_2753 family zinc finger protein, translating into MSQSQQKRARKCVSCGINISGTNAARFACPECGTQIYRCAKCRKQSNLYECPDCGFTGP; encoded by the coding sequence ATGAGTCAGTCCCAACAGAAGCGAGCGCGGAAATGCGTCTCGTGCGGGATCAACATCTCGGGAACCAATGCCGCCCGGTTCGCGTGTCCCGAGTGTGGAACCCAGATCTACCGCTGTGCGAAATGTCGCAAGCAGAGCAACCTCTACGAGTGTCCCGACTGCGGCTTCACCGGACCATAA
- a CDS encoding tripartite tricarboxylate transporter permease produces MDLGVTLSSDPSFALQALAFVLGGALLGTLSGLTPGLHANNFALILAGMAPLVPGPPLLVGAAMLSAGVVHTFLDVVPALALGVPDADMAVMALPGHRLVLEGRGYEALRLSAMGSALAVVFAVPLAIPITLVMVEAWPTLVEHMALVLGTVVAIMLLTENSLSGLVGGLLAFSISGLLGVAALDLDPAAPLHGDILAPLFAGLFGAPILVDAMGGDGIPEQTDDTITIPRRAVLLPAAAGAVAGAVVGYLPGVSSAIAAVIALLALPGSSGDRGFVIATSGVNTANTIFALFALVALGAPRTGVLVAVERAEVPLNLPVLLSAVAIAAAIGFVLVLVVGDWYLRAIGTVDYAKLCVVILCLLVGLSYLFAGAVGVVVFLVSALIGFVPTRFGANRVHLMGVLIVPIGLWYY; encoded by the coding sequence ATGGACCTCGGCGTCACCCTTTCGAGCGACCCCTCCTTCGCGCTGCAGGCGCTGGCCTTCGTGCTGGGCGGCGCCCTGCTGGGCACGCTGAGCGGGCTGACGCCGGGGCTGCACGCGAACAACTTCGCGCTGATCCTCGCGGGGATGGCACCACTGGTACCCGGCCCGCCGCTGTTGGTCGGCGCCGCGATGCTTTCGGCCGGCGTCGTCCACACCTTCCTGGACGTGGTGCCGGCGCTCGCACTGGGGGTTCCCGACGCGGACATGGCGGTGATGGCGCTTCCCGGCCACCGACTGGTGCTCGAAGGGAGGGGCTACGAGGCACTGCGGCTCTCGGCGATGGGCAGCGCGCTGGCCGTCGTCTTTGCCGTCCCGCTCGCGATCCCGATCACGCTGGTGATGGTCGAGGCCTGGCCGACGCTCGTCGAGCACATGGCGTTGGTGTTGGGCACCGTCGTGGCGATCATGCTGCTGACCGAGAACTCGCTGTCGGGGCTCGTCGGCGGACTGCTAGCCTTTTCGATCAGCGGCCTGCTGGGTGTCGCGGCGCTCGATCTCGACCCCGCGGCCCCGCTTCACGGCGACATCCTCGCGCCGCTGTTCGCCGGTCTGTTCGGCGCGCCGATCCTGGTCGACGCGATGGGCGGGGACGGCATCCCCGAGCAGACCGACGACACCATCACGATCCCCCGCCGGGCAGTGCTGTTGCCGGCGGCGGCCGGCGCGGTCGCGGGGGCGGTCGTGGGCTACCTGCCGGGCGTCTCAAGTGCGATCGCGGCCGTCATCGCGCTGCTGGCGCTGCCGGGATCGAGCGGGGATCGCGGGTTCGTGATCGCGACCAGCGGGGTCAACACCGCCAACACGATCTTCGCGCTGTTCGCGCTGGTGGCGCTCGGGGCGCCCCGAACGGGCGTGCTGGTGGCGGTCGAACGCGCGGAGGTCCCACTGAACCTCCCGGTGCTCCTCTCGGCCGTCGCCATCGCGGCCGCGATCGGGTTCGTCCTCGTGCTGGTCGTCGGCGACTGGTATCTGCGGGCCATCGGCACCGTCGACTACGCGAAGCTCTGTGTGGTCATCCTCTGTCTGCTCGTCGGGCTGTCGTACCTCTTCGCGGGCGCGGTCGGCGTCGTCGTCTTCCTCGTGAGCGCGCTCATCGGGTTCGTTCCGACCCGGTTCGGCGCGAACCGTGTCCATCTGATGGGGGTGTTGATCGTTCCTATTGGACTGTGGTACTACTGA